In Nitrospira defluvii, the genomic stretch GTGCGCCACCACTTCAGGATGCCCTCATCCCGCCCACGCCTCAACAAGCGGCGAATTATGTCGGAGGCCTGCCGGCCAGCGATCCCAAATCGATCGAATCTCATACGAATCCGGTTGGCCTGAATGGGGCGACACAGCCTGCAGACACGACGATTTCACAACCGGTCACTCCCACTGAGATGCCGACGACGGTGAAGCCGAAGCCCATCCCCGCCGGCGATATCATCGTGGCCGATCATGTGGCACCGCCGGGAACCACGCCACAACAGAATACGCAGCAACAAACCACCACGACGACCACCACCACGACCCAGAATCCGGACGGCTCCACCACGCAGCACGAAGAGACGCAAGCGACCACCTCTTGTGCCGGGGGATCACACGAGAGCCGGACGTTCGGAACGGTGTTGCAAGCCCATCAGACAGTCTGGGCCAGTAGTGGCTTGCTCAGCGCTCTCAACTTACTCAAATCGCTGACCTGGCCCTCGACCTTGCCGGTGATCGCGTTGCCTTCGGTCTTGTTCGGGAATCAGCAAGTGGACTTCAACCAGTGGGCCTGGTTCTTCACGGTGCTCCGCACGCTCGTGATCGCCATTGCGTCTTTTGCCGCCTATCGCATCATCTTTGTCGGAGGCCAGACCACATGACGGCCATTCTGACGCTTATTTATTGCTGGCTGCAGGAGTTCTTCTTCTCGCTCACGGATTGGGGCCTGGGCATTTGGGACTCGGTACTCTCCGTGGCGGACAGCACCTTGAGCACAATCGGCACGGCAGGGCTCACGCTGCCGGTGATTCCCGATCAATACGCGTGGGTGCTGGGCGCGACGGGGATGAGCCAAGCGCTGGCCATTGTGGCGAGCGCCATGGGAACCCGATTCATTCTCCAAACGATTCCATTTGTGCGGTGGGGTTCATGAAAACGATACCGTCGATCTTAGCCTATGGATGGACGGCCCTTTTCGCGGGAACCCTCTGGCTGCTCTGGAGGCGTAGTCGATGATCGAACTGTATGAAGGCGTGCCGGGCTCCGGGAAGTCCTATCACGCAATCTGCGAGAAGTTCTTACCCTGGGTGAGGCAAGGACGACGACTCTATATCTCGGTGGATGGGATTTATCTGGATCGGCTCGCACTCTTTACGGGCATCGATCTGGAAACACTCGAACAACAGATTACGATTTGGAAAGACTCCGTCGAAGTCTTGCAAGCGTTTCCCCATGTCGAGCCTGGGTCGGCGGTCATTATCGATGAGGCGCAGACCGTGTTCCGGTCCATGCAGAAGGTCGAGCCGGGGCTGTTGCGCTGGCTCGAAACCCATCGGCATTACGGCGTGGATATTCTGCTCATGAGTCAGGATTTTCGCCAGATGTCGCAGGGCGTCACCCGATTGATCGAAGCGACGGTGAAGTTTCGCAAGCTGGCCTTTGTGGGTCTCTCGAAAAAGTATCAGGGCAAGGTGCGAGGCAATCCGGAAGATCACGAGACGATTCGCGCCTTCGTGGGCACGTACTCACCGGCAATCTACGCCTACTATTCCAGCTATGCCTCGGCGGCGATCCAGGAAGAGAAGCGGAGTCATACGATCTTCAAATCGGCGCGCATCGCCATCGGAATTGCCGCGGGCCTGTTCGCCATTGGCCTCATGGCCTGGCGTCCTTGGTCGTCCCTGAACAGCACGAAGGGCATTTCGTCGGCTGGACTTAGTGGGACTGCGACTCTGCCTCCATCTTCCGCCGCATCGGCGCCGGGGAGTTTCGTGAATCCCTTCGGTGCGTCTGTCCCCTCTGCAGCCACTCTGGTTCCACCGAAGCGAACGGTGCGAATCCTTGGCGGTGCCGGTTCGTCTGCGAATCGCCAAGGCTGGCGCTACTTGTTGGACAGCGGCGAGATTCTGACGGCTGCTCAGATTACCGGGCGCTATGGCCTGATGGTCTCCGAAGTCTATGAGGACGGCGCGATGCGGGTGATTGGCGAAGGAGTGTTCTATGGACCTGCCGGCGATTGAGGCGATGACCTATTTCACGGCGATCTTCTGGCTCGGCGGATTTGCCGTGGGGCTGATCATCAAACTGATTCTGCCTCAGAGTCACTGAGGCACTCGACCGTCGGCGAGTATTCCGGCGGCGCGGGTGGACGAATCCACCAGATAGCACAAGGAGGTGCTCTATGAAGGGTGTGGGATGGGTGAAGGGACTCACCGGGTTCCTGACGGCGTTGGTCTTCGCCTTGGGCGTGCCGGCGTTGTCGCAGGCGCAGTTGTTTCCGGTGTCGGCGGATGTGGCCACGGTGCGGGCCGATCTGCTCTTGTGGGCGGCGGCCCTGATTGGGGTGGCATTGGCCATCTACGCGTTTAAACGCGTGAAGGCGATTGTGGGCGGGTAAGGCCCATCGAGGCAGGCTGGCAGCAGCCTGCCTCCTTTCTCGCAGCACATGACAGCACGAGCAGTGTGACGGCAAAGGAGTTTAAGGATGACGGCGCAACAGATTCACACCATCGGCAATGCGCTGGCTACTGACCTGGTCGCCTGGGGAACGGCAGCAATTGGCCTGGCACTCGTGGCCGCAGGAGCGGCCTGGGTGTTGCGGCTGCTGCGCTAAGCGCCGGGCCAGCCCTGGTCGGCGAAGCTATAGTAGCGTTCTTCGGCCAGGACGAGATGATCCAGCAATGGAATACCGAACAAGTCTCCAGCTTCGCGGAGACGTTTGGTCAAGACGCGATCTTCTGGGCTTGGGGTGATGTCGCCGGAGGGATGATTGTGGGCACAGAGCCAGGCGCCGGCATTCATGAGGATCAGGGGTTTAAATACTTCACGCGGATGGACAATGGTCAGATTGAGCGACCCGGTGGAGACAACATTGATCCCGATCAGACCATGTTTCGCATCGAGACCGCAGATCAGAAATTGCTCGCGGTCCAGACCGGTAAACAACGGTCGGAGGATGGCCACGGCGCCTTCCGACGTGTGGACCGACTCAGTAACCGGAATGGCACGGCCTTCCCGCACAAGCGTGACGCGGTACCGAGGGACACCGTATGTTCGAACCGGGTTCAGTGGCCGTCCACCGTTCGAGGAACCGAGAGAACTTTCAACGGACATGTCCGCCTCCTTCTAAAATTATGTTCTAGCCCCACCCTTCACAAACCAAGGGTGGGGCGTAACGAAGGAGACGGCACGGGGCTCTCGCAGCGGGCAGGCCTGAAGGGGCGGAGACCGGCACGGAGGGGACCAGGAAGGCCAGTCCGCTGCTCCCCCGGCCACGGGTCGTGACCACTGGGGGCTCACTCCTCAACCCAAACCGGACGGTACAAAGGCGTTTCAGTGAAAGCGGGAAAAGAATGAATCAGGAACGGCAAGCCAGCGCGACGTTGGAAATCATGACCCTGGCCGAAGCAGCGGTCTATCTGCGCGTGTCGAAATCCACGCTGTATCAGCGAAAGGATATCCCCCGGCATCGCATGCCCGGATCACGGGAAGTCAGATTCTTCAAAGACGAACTGATGGCATGGGTGAAACACGGCGAGGTGAGAGCGATGGAGACCGCGACGAATGGGCCAGTTTTCCCACTGGACAGCGCCACTGCCAGTGTTTACCATCGGAACCCAAAATATCGGGGATGACCCATGGCCTATACGATTACCAAGCGACGCACGACCAAAGGGATCGCCTTTGACCTCTATTTCCGGTGGAAGGGGCAACGGTATCGTCCCCTACTCGGCTATGACCTCTCGCCCGATCAAGCACAACAGTGTGCCATCGAACTCATTCATAGAATTCAAACGCAAGAGGTCGAGAAACCGCGTTCGCTCCTGACGCTACGGGATGTGTTGCCGTTGTATTGGCAGGCCTTCGAAGTTAAAAAGCGGATCGATCGCACACGACCAAAAGGCATTTTGGAGAATCACATTCTATCGTGCCATGCCTGCGTCAGAAACGACTTCCCCTGCAGTCATCGTTTTGGACATCAGCCGCTCGCGTCGCTCAAACCGGAGGATGGTCTCAGATATGTGAAGGCACGATTAGACGAAGGAGCGACGGCCGGCACTGTCCGGCGTGAATGGCAGGTGCTCAATCGGATTCTGAATGTGGCCGTGCGCTATGAGAAATTGGACAGAAACCCGTTGAAGCATGTCGAACTACCTGACGCAGAAAAACGAACCAGAATCGCAGAACCAGAGGAACTGGCTCTCATCAGCAAGATGCGGGAGAACGATCCGACGAAGCTCGAATGCCGGCAAGAGCTCTGGCGCATTATTCAGGTAGCCGTCTCCGTCGGTCTACGAGAAGGGAAAATTCTGGAGATCGAACGGTCGTGGGTGAAGAAGCGAGAAGATGGATATTGGCTGTGTCTCCCCCCCGCCGCAAGCCGTATTAAGGGCACCCCAAAAGAAGTACCGTTGAACCGCACGGCCTTACTTGCCTTAGGCGCTGAGATCCCTTCGCTTGCCGATGGCCGTGTCTTTCGCCATTGGACGCACCAGCGGGCATTTAAGGAATATTGGAGTGAAACCTGTCGCCGAGTCGGAATTCACGATCTGCACTTTCACGACCTTCGGCATACGTTCGCGACCAGACTCCAGCGCATCGGGGTGGATTACGAAGTGCGGCAGGCGCTCCTTGGCCATCGCATGCCCGGCATGACCGCGAACTATTCACATGGGGGTCCGGAGTGGGATCGAAAGCTGAGATCCGCCGTGGAAGGACTCGAAAAAGCCTATCCGTTGTCCTATGGATTGTCCTATGAGACTAAGGCGGCAGTGGGGCAAACTGCAGAAGTCATTGATTTGAATGGTGAGTCGGCTGGGATTCGAACCCAGGACCCTCGCCTTAAAAGGGCGATGCTCTACCGACTGAGCTACCGACTCTCCAACACACGGCGGGCCACGACTATCAGTCTGGACTCGTGGCGGGAAGGATCATACCATTGACGCATGACCGTTCGCTACGGCGAGTCACCGTCGCCGGAATGATACAATACCTATCGTGAACGTTTCGACTGGATACGGCGACCGGCCTTAAGCGGATTGTTGAGGATGATGGTTTCATCACGCCGCGAGCCGGTGGAAATCATATCGATCCGGCACTCAGCTAACTCTTCAATCCTCGCGAGATAACGCTTGGCCTCTGCAGGCAATTTTTTGTAGGTCGTCACGCCGGTGGTCGGGGCACTCCAGCCACGCACCCGCTCATACACCGGTTCGCAATTCGTCAACGCCTGCAAGTCTGACGGCATCTCTCGATGAAGCTTGCCATTCACGCGATAGCCCGTGCAGATCTTGAGCTCCTTGCATCCATCCAACACATCCAACTTGGTCACGGCCAGCGACGCCAAACCATTCACTCTGGTGGCATGACGCACAATGACGCTGTCGAACCAGCCGCATCGGCGAGCACGCCCCGTCGTCGCACCGAATTCTTTCCCGCGCTCCTGTAACCAACCGCCCACTTCGTCAGTTAATTCAGTCGGAAATGGACCACTGCCGACGCGCGTGGTGTAGGCTTTGGTAATCCCCATGACAGCATCGATTTTCGTGGGCCCCACGCCGGTTCCCGTGCAGGCGCCGCCAGCCGATGAACTCGATGAGGTCACGTAGGGGTAGGTACCGAAATCGACATCCAAGTGGGTGCCCTGAGCGCCCTCAAACAAGACTGTCTTGCCGGCATCCACCGCTTTATTGACGACCAGGGTCGTATCGATGATGTAACTCTTCAATCGATCGGCATAGCCCATGTACTGCTGATACACCTTTTCCAACTCGAAACAGTCCACCTTGTGGAGTTGTTCCAACAACCAATTGATATCGACAAGATTTTCTTCGAGCTTCTGCTTGAACAGCGGAGGGTTCAGCAAATCACCCATTCGAATCCCGATCCGCGCCATTTTATCCCCGTAGGAGGGACCGATGCCGCGCCCGGTGGTGCCAATGCGACGCACGCCCTTCGACTGCTCGGACGCTTTATCAATCGCTTTATGATAGGGCAGGATCAAGTGCGCACGGTCACTGACGGCAAAATTCTTCGCGATCTTCACGCCCTGCCCTTGCAAATGGTCCATTTCTTCGATCAAGGCCCCTGGGTCGACCACGACGCCGTTCCCGATGAGACACCGCGTGCCTCGATACAAAATGCCGGATGGGATGAGATGGAAGATGAACGTATCCCGCGCATTGATGACGGTATGGCCGGCATTGGACCCACCCTGGTACCGCACGACCATATCGGCATCCTTCGCAAGAATGTCGACAATCTTCCCTTTGCCTTCGTCGCCCCACTGGGAGCCGATGATGACGAGATTCGCCATTGTTCGCTGCCTCTGCTCCTTCCTGACCTTGCTGCGCTCGAAAAAAAAGCCCTGACCGCGTACTGATCAGAGCCGGAAGGGCATCATGGTAGGATTCGCCTCCCGGTTTGTCAAGCAACGTTTTCAGGCAGGAGCTTTCGCCCGTGCGCCGCAACCGCACTTCTTTTCTTTCCGAAACGAGATACATCTGGCCATGTCTTGAACCCATCTCCTGATCCCTGCTCTTCCGCCAAACGCGCAAACACTTGGGGGCTTCACTGCTTATCTCTGCTCCCCAAGATGGCATGTGCCGCGCCCTTTTGTCTGCGCGCGTCCAACGAGGGCCTTCCACGGCCGCGCGTGGCGCGAGCATAACAGGGCACGGCGCATCGCCGTCTCCCCACCCTTTTCTTGACTGACAAAAACCGGCCGTGCTAGATTGCAGAGTTACATCTGCACCCGTGCTCGTGTTTCCGGTGCCTGTGCACATACAGATGCAAGCTTGCGTGGGGCTGTGGCGCAGTTGGGAGCGCGCGTGAATGGCATTCACGAGGTCGCCGGTTCAATCCCGGCCAGCTCCACCAAATCAAGCTTGTCCGGCCAACATTCCGAATGTCTGCGGGGATATCCACTCTCCATCAGTCAAGGCGTGGCCGCCAACCGGCGCATCCACGAACGCTGACATTCCATAGCGGATTCCTCGTCGAACGCGTCACCCCATACACCGAGTGATACTGATCCATGCTTCAGCTTGAGTCCGTCCATAAGCAATTTTCGACCAAAGTCCTGCTCGAAGGAGCCACGGCTCACCTGCGTCCCGGTGCGCGCGTGGGTCTTGTCGGCCCGAACGGAGCCGGAAAAACCACGCTGTTCCGGATGATCTTGGGTGAGGAATCTCCCGACAAGGGCACCATTCGCAAACGCCCGCGACTGCGCGTCGGCTATCTCCCGCAAGAATTGGAAACCATCGTCGGGAAGACTGTGCTCGATGCCGTGCACCGGGACATGTACCCCGAACATGAGGCCGAACGCATCCTGATGGGGCTGGGTTTTTCCGTCGCTGACTTTTCGCGCCCGATTGAAAATCTCTCCGGTGGATACCGCATGCGGGTCGCCCTGGCACATTTGCTCCTCTCGAACCCCGACGTGCTCATGCTGGACGAGCCGACCAACCACTTGGACAAACCAACCCAGCGGTGGTTTGAACGGTTTCTGCTCGACTCCAATCTCACGCTCCTGGTGATCAGCCACGACACGAAATTCCTCGATAGCATCGCCACACACATTTGGGAACTCCGCGATCGTACACTGCAGGAGTACCGCGGCAATTACACGAAGTTTCAGGAGCTACGCGCCGCCAGGGACGCCCAGATTGAAGCGGCCGCGAACCGCCAGAGCAAGGAAGTGGCTCGCGTCCAAAACTTCATCGACCGCTTTCGATACCAGGCGAATAAAGCCAAACAGGTGCAGTCGCGCATCAAGCAACTGGACAAGGTCAAGCTGATTGAGCGGCAACGCGACACCAAGCGCGTGCGCTTTAAGTTTCCCCTGCCGGCAGCCAGCGGCCGCCACGTGTTGGAGCTGAAGGGCGTGGCCAAGAGTTACGGCGAAAAGATCATTTACCAGTCCCTGAATTTCGCGGTGGAACGCGGGCAACGCATCGCGCTGGTAGGTGAGAATGGCGCCGGCAAAAGCACGCTTCTCAAGATGCTCGCCGGTGTACTGCCGTTTGAAAAGGGCTCACGCCATGTCGGACACGGTGTCACCCTCCACTATTTCGCCCAGCATCAGGCCGAATCGTTGAACCCGGACGACACGATTCTCGAATCCCTCGCCGAGGTCTCGGCCCAGGCGGAAACGAATTTCCTCCGCGGCATTGCCGGGGCATTTTTATTTTCAGGCGATGACCAGAAAAAACCGATCAAGGCCCTCAGCGGCGGCGAACGCAACCGCGTGGCTCTGGCGCGCATGCTGGTGGAACCGGCCAATACCCTGTTGCTCGACGAGCCGACCAACCACCTCGACCCCGCGTCGGTCGATATGCTGACCGACGCCATGACGGATTTTCCCGGGACCATCATTTTTATCTCCCACGATCCGACGTTCCTCGCCCGCGTCGCAACCCTCATCGTGGAAGTGGACGACGGCCAGGCCAAGAACTACTTGGGTGACTACGAATATTATCTGTGGAAAAAAGCGCAGGAATTCGAATCGATCAAGGAAAGCAGCGCGGAGCTTGCCGCCGCCAAAGCGGACAAATCCGCCGGCCCCACGAAGGCCATGACCTCGCAAGTGCAACCGAAATCTCAGGGCGGTGAACGGCGCGACCTGAGCAAAACGCAGGCACGCCTCGAGAAGCAGGTCTCACGGGCGGAGTCCGAGATCGCGACCATGGAACAGAAGGTCAAAGCGCGGGAGCAGGAATTGGCCGATCCTGCACTGTATCGGGAACATGGTCGATGGGGAGAGCTCCAGCAAGAACTAGAAAGTTGGAAGAAAGAACTGGAACGGCTCACTGCGCGCTGGGAGTCGTTGTCGCAGGAGTTGCAGGACGTGCGGGAGAAACTGACGGCGGCGGGTTAATTCCCCGACTTTAACGTCTCCTCAAGATAGTAATACAACCAGCGGTTTTTTTCTTTCGTCACCAGATCATCCCACACCACCCCGAGTAACGTCCCCTTCTCCCACGGTTTCGCCCAGGCCACCGTAGCAGTCAATTTCTCCTGCTGCTCAACGAGGTGGGGGTCAAGAAACGCCAACGAGACCGTAATCTTCGCGCCGATCGGCAGGGTTTCTTTGGAATGCAGTCCGGCGCCGATCTTATTGACATTGTTGAGCACCGCCGTGAACCCCTTGGCGCCGCTCTGAGGCGAGACCAGGGCCGACCCAACCAGGGTCGCGCGGACATACTTTCGGCGTTCGGTGACACTCTCGGCTGAATGGGACTGACGCGGCATCGGCACCTCGGCGCCCAGTATAACCGGAACGACAGGTTTGTCTAGCCCCTTTCTTTATCAGAGGAGGGTGTGCGAGGGCGATAGTAGCGCGCGCCTTTCAGAGAATCGGGCAGGTGGCCTTGATCGCGGCTGGCCGCCGGATCGTCATGGACATACCGGTACCCCTTCCCATACCCGAGGTCCTTCATCAGCGAGGTCACGGCATTTCGCAAATGCAGCGGGACACCGAGGTTGCCATATTGCCGAGCGTCACGACGTGCCTCCTGTAACCCCACATAGGACGCGTTATCTTTCGGGCGGGAGGCAAGATAGGTCGTACCCTGCGCCAGATTGATCTGTGCCTCCGGAAGTCCCACGAACTCTACGGCCTGCGCGACGGCATTGGCGATCACCAGCGCCTGAGGATCGGCATTGCCGATATCCTCCGACGCGAAAATCACCATGCGGCGGGCAATGAATCGAGGGTTCTCTCCACCTTCCAGCATCCGCGCAAGCCAATACAACGCCCCATCCGGATCTGAATCCCGCAGGCTCTTAATGTAGGCCGACACGAGATTGTAATGCTCTTCGCCCGACTTGTCGTAGCGCAGTGACTGAGCCATCAACGCGGTATCCAGGAGCTCGGCATCGATAGTCCTCGTGCCATCACGGCTCACTGGAGCTTGGCCGGCCACAAACTCCAGCGTGGTCAACAAGCTCCTCGCATCGCCGTTGCCGAAGGCAATCAACCGTTCACGGGCCGCAGGCTCTATGGTGAGCCGAAGTGAACCAAGGCCGCGTTCCGAATCGGCAATGGCACGTTCGAGAATCGAGCCGAGTGCCTCTCCTGTCAACGGCTGGAGTACAACCACAAGGGAGCGGGACAGCAGGGGCGCGATCAGTTCAAAGGAGGGATTTTCGGTTGTGGCCCCGATGAGGACGACCGTTCCCCGTTCGACATGGGGCAAAAAGGCATCTTGCTGGGCTTTGTTGAACCGGTGGATCTCGTCCACGAAGAGCGTGGTCGCCCGCCCCGTGGCTCGCCGCTGCTCTGCGGCTTTGATAATCTCGCGTAGCTCCGGTATGCCTCCGGTCACTGCTGAAAACGGCACGAACTGCGATTTCGTATACTGCGCCACCAGCCCGGCCAATGTGGTTTTCCCGCAACCCGGCGGCCCCCAGAAAATCACCGATGAAAGTCGATCCTCCTCGATCGCTTGCCTCAGCGGGCGGCCAGGCCCCACCACGTCATCCTGCCCCACCAGATCATCGAAGTGTCGCGGACGTAAGCGTTCCGCCAATGGAACCCTTCCGACAGGGGTCGAGCCCCGAGGGACAGCAAAGAGATCGCCTGTGGAATCGTGGGCCTGCATTCTCACTCCGCATCACGGCAACGCAGTCATTCTATACGCCGCACCGGAATCACCGCAAATTGAGGCTCTGCTATCACTCAGGCTCTTGCTTCTCTCACGCGGCAATGCTACGAACGATCGAGCGGCGTGTTCAGCAAGGATTGCATCATGTTTTTTCACGTGAACGGCATCAGACTCGCGTACGACGACCATGGCACGGGTGTCCCTCTGGTCTTTCTTCACGCTTTTCCGTTGAATCGCTCCATGTGGGCACCGCAAGTGGCCGCGCTCTCACAGCAATTCAGAACCATTGCCATCGACCTCCGTGGACACGGCGAATCGGACGCCCCCCTCTGGTCATTCTCACTCGACCAGTACGCCGATGACGTTTCAGCACTGCTCGATCACCTGGCCATTCCTCAAGCCGTCCTGGTCGGACTCTCCATGGGCGGGTATGTCAGCCTAGCGTTCTCTAAAAAATACGGCCATCGACTGCGGGCGTTGATATTGGCCGACACCCGCGCCCAGGCCGATAGCGCAGAGGGACGAACGGGGCGTTATCATCTGGCGCAAACGGCTTACACGAAAGGAGCGACGGCCGTCGCGGAAACCATGCTTTCGAAATTGCTCGGCACGACGTCACTGCAGCACAAATCAGAATTGGTGGCCTACGTGCGCGAGACGATCCATCAGGCACCAGTGAGCGGCATTCTAGTGGACCTCATGGCCATGGCAGACCGTCCAGACTCCCTGGCTCATCTCCGGACCATCACCTGCCCGACGCTGGTGGTGATCGGCCAAGAAGACTTCACGACTCCCCTCGCCGACGCCGAGCTCATGGCGCGCGAAATCCCCGGTGCCCGGCTGGCCGTTATTCCAGCCGCCGGACACGTGAGTAATCGGGAACAACCTGAGGTCTTTAACGATCTGCTGCGGGGGTTCGTCGAGGGACTACCAAACACACCGGGCGCGTGAACGACTAATTTCCGTCCCTCACGCTACTACCGCGAATCAACGTCAAGAATTCTTCCCGCGTCTGCTGCTGGGTCCGAAACACGCCGAGCATGGAACTGCTGACCGCCACCGTATTCTGCTTCTCCACGCCTCGCATCATCATACAGAGGTGCCGCGCTTCCATCACTACCGCCACCCCATGGGCATTCAACTTCTTCTTGAGCGTTTCGGCGATCTGCAACGTTAACCGTTCCTGCACTTGCAGCCGCCGGCTAAATGCATCGACGACTCGTGGGATCTTACTGAGGCCCACGACTTTTTTGTTGGGCAGATATCCCACGTGACACTTCCCGAAGAACGGAAGCAGGTGATGCTCACACATACTGAAGAAGTCGATGTCCTTCACGATCACCATCTCATCGTACTCGATGGGAAAGAGCGCTCCGTTGAGTAGGTGATCGATATCTTGGCGGTAACCCTGCGTCATAAAACGCATAGCCTTGGCGACACGCTTCGGTGTGTTCAGCAGTCCGTTTCGGTCAGGATCTTCTCCCAACTCCACGAGGAGTTGCGTCATCAGCCCTTCAATCGGATCCTGACCCGACGCCTCGCCAGCCACCTTCGACCGTCTGGCGCGGGATCCGGAAACTACTTTAGCCATGCCTCACTCCATCTTCTGCCCGCGTCTGCGCT encodes the following:
- a CDS encoding DUF2523 family protein — protein: MTAILTLIYCWLQEFFFSLTDWGLGIWDSVLSVADSTLSTIGTAGLTLPVIPDQYAWVLGATGMSQALAIVASAMGTRFILQTIPFVRWGS
- a CDS encoding zonular occludens toxin domain-containing protein, whose protein sequence is MIELYEGVPGSGKSYHAICEKFLPWVRQGRRLYISVDGIYLDRLALFTGIDLETLEQQITIWKDSVEVLQAFPHVEPGSAVIIDEAQTVFRSMQKVEPGLLRWLETHRHYGVDILLMSQDFRQMSQGVTRLIEATVKFRKLAFVGLSKKYQGKVRGNPEDHETIRAFVGTYSPAIYAYYSSYASAAIQEEKRSHTIFKSARIAIGIAAGLFAIGLMAWRPWSSLNSTKGISSAGLSGTATLPPSSAASAPGSFVNPFGASVPSAATLVPPKRTVRILGGAGSSANRQGWRYLLDSGEILTAAQITGRYGLMVSEVYEDGAMRVIGEGVFYGPAGD
- a CDS encoding JAB domain-containing protein, whose amino-acid sequence is MSVESSLGSSNGGRPLNPVRTYGVPRYRVTLVREGRAIPVTESVHTSEGAVAILRPLFTGLDREQFLICGLDAKHGLIGINVVSTGSLNLTIVHPREVFKPLILMNAGAWLCAHNHPSGDITPSPEDRVLTKRLREAGDLFGIPLLDHLVLAEERYYSFADQGWPGA
- a CDS encoding helix-turn-helix transcriptional regulator; translated protein: MNQERQASATLEIMTLAEAAVYLRVSKSTLYQRKDIPRHRMPGSREVRFFKDELMAWVKHGEVRAMETATNGPVFPLDSATASVYHRNPKYRG
- a CDS encoding adenylosuccinate synthase — protein: MANLVIIGSQWGDEGKGKIVDILAKDADMVVRYQGGSNAGHTVINARDTFIFHLIPSGILYRGTRCLIGNGVVVDPGALIEEMDHLQGQGVKIAKNFAVSDRAHLILPYHKAIDKASEQSKGVRRIGTTGRGIGPSYGDKMARIGIRMGDLLNPPLFKQKLEENLVDINWLLEQLHKVDCFELEKVYQQYMGYADRLKSYIIDTTLVVNKAVDAGKTVLFEGAQGTHLDVDFGTYPYVTSSSSSAGGACTGTGVGPTKIDAVMGITKAYTTRVGSGPFPTELTDEVGGWLQERGKEFGATTGRARRCGWFDSVIVRHATRVNGLASLAVTKLDVLDGCKELKICTGYRVNGKLHREMPSDLQALTNCEPVYERVRGWSAPTTGVTTYKKLPAEAKRYLARIEELAECRIDMISTGSRRDETIILNNPLKAGRRIQSKRSR
- a CDS encoding ABC-F family ATP-binding cassette domain-containing protein, with translation MLQLESVHKQFSTKVLLEGATAHLRPGARVGLVGPNGAGKTTLFRMILGEESPDKGTIRKRPRLRVGYLPQELETIVGKTVLDAVHRDMYPEHEAERILMGLGFSVADFSRPIENLSGGYRMRVALAHLLLSNPDVLMLDEPTNHLDKPTQRWFERFLLDSNLTLLVISHDTKFLDSIATHIWELRDRTLQEYRGNYTKFQELRAARDAQIEAAANRQSKEVARVQNFIDRFRYQANKAKQVQSRIKQLDKVKLIERQRDTKRVRFKFPLPAASGRHVLELKGVAKSYGEKIIYQSLNFAVERGQRIALVGENGAGKSTLLKMLAGVLPFEKGSRHVGHGVTLHYFAQHQAESLNPDDTILESLAEVSAQAETNFLRGIAGAFLFSGDDQKKPIKALSGGERNRVALARMLVEPANTLLLDEPTNHLDPASVDMLTDAMTDFPGTIIFISHDPTFLARVATLIVEVDDGQAKNYLGDYEYYLWKKAQEFESIKESSAELAAAKADKSAGPTKAMTSQVQPKSQGGERRDLSKTQARLEKQVSRAESEIATMEQKVKAREQELADPALYREHGRWGELQQELESWKKELERLTARWESLSQELQDVREKLTAAG
- a CDS encoding PilZ domain-containing protein; translation: MPRQSHSAESVTERRKYVRATLVGSALVSPQSGAKGFTAVLNNVNKIGAGLHSKETLPIGAKITVSLAFLDPHLVEQQEKLTATVAWAKPWEKGTLLGVVWDDLVTKEKNRWLYYYLEETLKSGN
- a CDS encoding replication-associated recombination protein A, coding for MAERLRPRHFDDLVGQDDVVGPGRPLRQAIEEDRLSSVIFWGPPGCGKTTLAGLVAQYTKSQFVPFSAVTGGIPELREIIKAAEQRRATGRATTLFVDEIHRFNKAQQDAFLPHVERGTVVLIGATTENPSFELIAPLLSRSLVVVLQPLTGEALGSILERAIADSERGLGSLRLTIEPAARERLIAFGNGDARSLLTTLEFVAGQAPVSRDGTRTIDAELLDTALMAQSLRYDKSGEEHYNLVSAYIKSLRDSDPDGALYWLARMLEGGENPRFIARRMVIFASEDIGNADPQALVIANAVAQAVEFVGLPEAQINLAQGTTYLASRPKDNASYVGLQEARRDARQYGNLGVPLHLRNAVTSLMKDLGYGKGYRYVHDDPAASRDQGHLPDSLKGARYYRPRTPSSDKERG
- a CDS encoding alpha/beta fold hydrolase, which produces MFFHVNGIRLAYDDHGTGVPLVFLHAFPLNRSMWAPQVAALSQQFRTIAIDLRGHGESDAPLWSFSLDQYADDVSALLDHLAIPQAVLVGLSMGGYVSLAFSKKYGHRLRALILADTRAQADSAEGRTGRYHLAQTAYTKGATAVAETMLSKLLGTTSLQHKSELVAYVRETIHQAPVSGILVDLMAMADRPDSLAHLRTITCPTLVVIGQEDFTTPLADAELMAREIPGARLAVIPAAGHVSNREQPEVFNDLLRGFVEGLPNTPGA
- the folE gene encoding GTP cyclohydrolase I FolE gives rise to the protein MAKVVSGSRARRSKVAGEASGQDPIEGLMTQLLVELGEDPDRNGLLNTPKRVAKAMRFMTQGYRQDIDHLLNGALFPIEYDEMVIVKDIDFFSMCEHHLLPFFGKCHVGYLPNKKVVGLSKIPRVVDAFSRRLQVQERLTLQIAETLKKKLNAHGVAVVMEARHLCMMMRGVEKQNTVAVSSSMLGVFRTQQQTREEFLTLIRGSSVRDGN